Proteins encoded in a region of the Canis lupus dingo isolate Sandy chromosome 17, ASM325472v2, whole genome shotgun sequence genome:
- the BCL2L11 gene encoding bcl-2-like protein 11 isoform X4, which produces MFPAAAAGAARARGAARGALGCPAERGGGGRAAGGGLCAAPGALNASPGLCLPRSLRADGQGAPGRRRTRAGRRGARARTRRSEGKGRTKKDQMAKQPSDVSSECDREGGQLQPAERPPQLRPGAPTSLQTEQQDRSPAPMSCDKSTQTPSPPCQAFNHYLSAMGLFE; this is translated from the exons atgttcccggcggcggcggccggggcagCGCGGGCCAGAGGCGCGGCGCGGGGAGCCCTGGGCTGCCCGgcggagcgcggcggcggcgggcgggcggccggtgGTGGGCTCTGCGCGGCCCCGGGGGCTCTGAACGCGAGTCCCGGGCTTTGTCTCCCGCGCTCCCTTCGTGCTGACGGTCAGGGGGCTCCGGGTCGGCGAAGGACGCGGGCGGGAcgccgcggggcccgggcccggACGCGACGATCGGAAGGGAAGGGGCGGAC aaaaaaagaccaaatggcAAAGCAACCTTCAGATGTAAGTTCTGAGTGTGACAGAGAAGGTGGACAATTGCAGCCTGCTGAGAGGCCTCCTCAGCTCAGGCCTGGGGCCCCTACCTCTCTACAGACAGAACAGCAAG ACAGGAGCCCGGCACCCATGAGTTGTGACAAATCAACACAAACCCCAAGTCCTCCTTGCCAGGCCTTCAACCATTATCTCAGTGCAATGG
- the BCL2L11 gene encoding bcl-2-like protein 11 isoform X5, with the protein MFPAAAAGAARARGAARGALGCPAERGGGGRAAGGGLCAAPGALNASPGLCLPRSLRADGQGAPGRRRTRAGRRGARARTRRSEGKGRTKKDQMAKQPSDVSSECDREGGQLQPAERPPQLRPGAPTSLQTEQQDRSPAPMSCDKSTQTPSPPCQAFNHYLSAMGTQ; encoded by the exons atgttcccggcggcggcggccggggcagCGCGGGCCAGAGGCGCGGCGCGGGGAGCCCTGGGCTGCCCGgcggagcgcggcggcggcgggcgggcggccggtgGTGGGCTCTGCGCGGCCCCGGGGGCTCTGAACGCGAGTCCCGGGCTTTGTCTCCCGCGCTCCCTTCGTGCTGACGGTCAGGGGGCTCCGGGTCGGCGAAGGACGCGGGCGGGAcgccgcggggcccgggcccggACGCGACGATCGGAAGGGAAGGGGCGGAC aaaaaaagaccaaatggcAAAGCAACCTTCAGATGTAAGTTCTGAGTGTGACAGAGAAGGTGGACAATTGCAGCCTGCTGAGAGGCCTCCTCAGCTCAGGCCTGGGGCCCCTACCTCTCTACAGACAGAACAGCAAG ACAGGAGCCCGGCACCCATGAGTTGTGACAAATCAACACAAACCCCAAGTCCTCCTTGCCAGGCCTTCAACCATTATCTCAGTGCAATGG gcacacagtga
- the BCL2L11 gene encoding bcl-2-like protein 11 isoform X6, with translation MAKQPSDVSSECDREGGQLQPAERPPQLRPGAPTSLQTEQQDRSPAPMSCDKSTQTPSPPCQAFNHYLSAMGTQ, from the exons atggcAAAGCAACCTTCAGATGTAAGTTCTGAGTGTGACAGAGAAGGTGGACAATTGCAGCCTGCTGAGAGGCCTCCTCAGCTCAGGCCTGGGGCCCCTACCTCTCTACAGACAGAACAGCAAG ACAGGAGCCCGGCACCCATGAGTTGTGACAAATCAACACAAACCCCAAGTCCTCCTTGCCAGGCCTTCAACCATTATCTCAGTGCAATGG gcacacagtga